The following coding sequences lie in one Pseudomonadota bacterium genomic window:
- the metK gene encoding methionine adenosyltransferase, with amino-acid sequence MSMHDYLFTSESVTEGHPDKVADQISDAILDNILEEDKHGRVACETMVTTGMAVVAGEITTNCYVDIPEVVRQTIKDIGYNDSSMGFDWETCAVLTSIDKQSPDISVGVTAGEGLYQDQGAGDQGLMFGYACNDTQELMPMPIVYAHRLTRELARQRKNEHLPFLRPDGKSQVTIEYVDHKPIRVDTVVVSSQHTPDIAYNDLKESIIEQVIKPIIPAEMLDQETKFFVNPTGRFVVGGPMGDCGLTGRKIIVDTYGGQGSHGGGCFSGKDPSKVDRSASYMARYIAKNIVAAGMAERCEVQLAYAIGVAQPVSVMINCFGTGKISSDKISDLVRKYFDLRPVAIIEKLELLQPIYLQTAAYGHFGRTEAGFTWEKTDMADILKKGAGI; translated from the coding sequence ATGAGCATGCACGACTATCTCTTCACCTCTGAATCAGTCACGGAAGGTCATCCCGACAAAGTTGCCGACCAGATTTCCGATGCTATCCTCGATAATATCCTCGAAGAGGACAAGCATGGCCGGGTTGCCTGTGAAACTATGGTAACCACAGGCATGGCAGTCGTTGCCGGCGAAATCACTACCAATTGCTACGTTGATATCCCGGAAGTAGTCCGACAGACTATCAAGGATATCGGCTACAATGACTCATCCATGGGCTTCGACTGGGAAACCTGTGCCGTACTGACCAGTATTGACAAACAATCTCCTGATATTTCCGTCGGCGTCACCGCCGGCGAAGGTCTTTACCAGGACCAGGGTGCCGGAGACCAGGGCTTGATGTTCGGCTATGCCTGCAATGATACCCAGGAATTAATGCCCATGCCGATTGTCTACGCCCATCGCCTGACCAGGGAACTGGCCAGGCAGCGCAAGAATGAACATCTGCCTTTTCTCCGCCCCGATGGAAAATCCCAGGTAACTATTGAATATGTTGACCATAAACCAATACGTGTTGACACCGTGGTGGTTTCCAGCCAGCATACCCCGGATATTGCTTACAATGACCTCAAGGAGAGCATCATTGAGCAGGTTATTAAACCGATCATCCCGGCTGAAATGCTTGACCAGGAAACCAAATTTTTCGTCAATCCCACCGGACGCTTTGTTGTCGGCGGACCCATGGGAGATTGTGGCTTGACCGGCAGAAAAATTATCGTCGATACCTATGGAGGACAGGGAAGTCATGGGGGAGGCTGTTTTTCCGGCAAAGATCCTTCAAAAGTCGATCGCAGCGCCTCATATATGGCCCGCTATATTGCCAAAAATATTGTTGCTGCCGGAATGGCTGAACGATGTGAAGTCCAGCTGGCCTATGCCATTGGCGTCGCCCAACCGGTCAGCGTCATGATCAACTGTTTCGGCACCGGGAAGATCTCTTCAGACAAAATATCCGATCTGGTCAGAAAATACTTTGACCTGCGGCCGGTAGCTATCATTGAAAAGCTTGAACTTCTGCAACCCATCTATCTGCAAACCGCGGCTTATGGCCATTTCGGCCGTACGGAAGCGGGATTCACCTGGGAGAAAACTGACATGGCTGACATTCTGAAGAAAGGAGCCGGAATCTAG
- the ptsP gene encoding phosphoenolpyruvate--protein phosphotransferase: MNQTGNNQCTLQGIGVSPGVVIGRAFLLDRAKLKPAMEKIPSEQVQVEIERYLNAIAAARQELLDGHERLVETSAENNGNQKHLYLFDVHLMMMDDKMLTDDTVKLIREKKISAEWALSLNVEKIKKIFNRMNDPYMRERQSDITHVAERILRQLMKSEYDNIEKISKNVILIAHDLSPADTMQLNLNKVKAFVTDLGGRTSHTAIIARSMEIPAVVGLERATEMINGGNQLIVDAIDGLIIVSPTAEQIRTYKEKAERHRFFQQQLIQNRDLPPLTKDGYTIELAANIESPEEAESSVSHGAGAIGLYRTEFIYLNRSDLPSEEEHYLTYKKALQNAAGQEITIRTLDLGYDKLSSHAFHEDTVNPAMGLRGIRLCFKQKEIFCQQLRGILRASHHGKVKILFPMISGVRDIRQAIGILTEVKDELRHQGISFDENIPVGVMIEIPSAAVIADLLAPEVDYFSIGTNDLIQYTLAVDRVNEHVSCFYEPLHPSILRLLQNTIEAAHGNGIPVSVCGEMAGEPSYTLVLMGLGLDQLSMNPLSVPYIKKIIRSSTYKEAREILAKCLTFKVATEVEEYVAEQMHQRFPDDLLMNLKNN; the protein is encoded by the coding sequence ATGAATCAAACTGGTAACAATCAATGTACTTTACAGGGCATCGGCGTTTCTCCCGGAGTTGTCATCGGCAGGGCTTTTTTGCTGGACCGGGCCAAGCTCAAGCCAGCCATGGAAAAAATTCCCAGCGAGCAGGTTCAGGTGGAGATAGAGCGCTATTTAAATGCCATTGCCGCCGCCCGCCAGGAATTGCTTGATGGACATGAAAGATTAGTGGAAACATCAGCTGAAAACAACGGCAATCAAAAACATCTTTACCTGTTTGACGTTCATCTGATGATGATGGACGATAAAATGCTCACGGATGATACCGTTAAGCTGATTCGGGAAAAAAAGATTAGTGCGGAATGGGCCCTCAGCCTGAATGTGGAAAAAATCAAAAAGATTTTCAACCGCATGAATGATCCCTACATGAGGGAACGACAGTCCGACATAACCCATGTAGCGGAACGGATTCTGCGCCAACTGATGAAAAGTGAATATGACAACATCGAGAAAATAAGCAAAAACGTCATTCTCATCGCCCATGATCTTTCACCTGCCGACACCATGCAACTGAATTTAAACAAGGTAAAAGCCTTTGTTACTGATCTGGGTGGACGTACTTCTCATACGGCCATCATTGCCCGCTCAATGGAAATTCCCGCCGTAGTCGGGCTTGAGCGGGCCACGGAAATGATTAACGGCGGCAATCAACTGATAGTAGATGCCATTGACGGACTGATCATTGTTTCCCCTACCGCTGAACAAATACGTACCTATAAGGAAAAAGCGGAAAGGCATCGTTTTTTCCAACAGCAACTGATCCAGAATCGGGATTTACCCCCCCTGACCAAAGACGGCTATACTATTGAGTTGGCAGCCAACATTGAAAGCCCGGAAGAAGCAGAATCGTCAGTTTCTCATGGTGCGGGAGCTATCGGGTTATATCGCACGGAGTTCATTTATCTCAACCGAAGTGACCTTCCCTCCGAGGAAGAACATTATCTGACCTATAAAAAGGCCCTGCAAAATGCCGCGGGACAGGAAATTACCATCAGAACCCTTGACCTCGGCTATGACAAGCTTTCCAGCCATGCTTTTCATGAAGACACCGTTAATCCGGCTATGGGTTTACGGGGCATCCGCCTCTGTTTCAAACAAAAGGAAATTTTTTGCCAGCAGCTGCGGGGGATACTCAGGGCCAGCCATCATGGCAAGGTTAAGATACTTTTCCCGATGATCTCCGGAGTTCGTGACATCAGACAGGCCATCGGTATCCTGACCGAGGTTAAAGATGAACTGCGCCATCAGGGTATCTCTTTTGATGAAAACATTCCCGTCGGAGTCATGATTGAAATACCTTCCGCCGCCGTTATCGCTGATCTGCTGGCACCTGAGGTGGATTATTTCAGTATCGGCACCAATGATCTGATTCAATACACCCTGGCCGTTGACCGGGTTAATGAGCATGTTTCATGTTTTTATGAACCCCTGCACCCTTCCATCCTCAGGTTGCTACAGAATACCATCGAAGCCGCCCATGGCAATGGTATTCCCGTCAGTGTCTGCGGTGAAATGGCTGGCGAGCCTTCATATACTCTGGTATTGATGGGACTCGGGCTGGACCAGTTGAGCATGAATCCTCTTTCCGTTCCCTACATCAAGAAAATTATTCGCAGCAGTACGTATAAAGAAGCCCGTGAAATTCTTGCCAAGTGTTTGACCTTCAAAGTCGCCACTGAAGTAGAAGAGTATGTGGCTGAACAAATGCATCAGCGATTTCCAGATGATCTGCTGATGAATCTGAAAAATAATTAA
- a CDS encoding HPr family phosphocarrier protein, with the protein MLKKEFIIINKLGLHARAASYLVKIANSFEADVHIGKDELQVNGKSIMGVLLLAASQGSTIQVETNGPDEEQALAALDELISDGFGELEE; encoded by the coding sequence ATGTTAAAAAAAGAATTTATCATCATCAATAAACTGGGATTACATGCCCGGGCGGCTTCTTACCTGGTTAAAATTGCCAACTCCTTTGAGGCTGACGTCCACATCGGTAAAGATGAACTTCAGGTTAACGGCAAAAGCATTATGGGGGTGCTGCTGCTGGCGGCATCCCAGGGAAGCACCATTCAGGTGGAAACGAACGGCCCGGACGAAGAACAGGCTTTGGCAGCGCTGGATGAGCTGATATCGGATGGATTTGGTGAGCTGGAAGAATAA
- a CDS encoding PTS system mannose/fructose/sorbose family transporter subunit IID, whose protein sequence is MNFSIPLEQRIFLRSLCWQASWNFSRMQNMGLAYAIYPLLDQLYGNDREKLTRKIKNYLDFFNTNPIMAAAVLGIHINLEKNGQGEYGLLLGKNLNSLYGAIGDAFFWNGLKPAMASLAVLIYFIGGGFWAPLALLIGYNLIHLSIRYLIYIQGVRHGLNVVSTIHHWQLPRLKVIINYLTAGLLALSIPFLLRTMIPVPTCFKPLSLLTVGIISLFAWRIKRGMSMFQALQGASLIILMAMIVNYWFRFC, encoded by the coding sequence ATGAATTTTAGCATACCCCTCGAGCAGCGAATTTTTCTGCGTAGCCTTTGCTGGCAGGCATCCTGGAATTTCAGCCGGATGCAAAACATGGGACTGGCCTACGCCATTTATCCCCTGTTGGATCAACTGTATGGAAATGATCGCGAGAAGCTGACAAGAAAAATAAAAAACTACCTGGATTTCTTTAATACTAACCCAATCATGGCGGCAGCAGTGCTTGGTATACATATCAACCTGGAAAAAAATGGCCAGGGTGAATACGGACTGCTGCTGGGAAAGAACCTGAACTCTCTCTACGGCGCCATTGGAGATGCTTTTTTCTGGAACGGGCTCAAACCGGCAATGGCGTCTTTAGCTGTTTTAATCTATTTTATTGGCGGCGGATTCTGGGCCCCATTAGCCCTGTTAATCGGGTATAATCTCATTCACCTGAGCATCCGCTACCTGATCTATATTCAGGGGGTCAGGCATGGACTGAATGTGGTCAGCACCATCCATCATTGGCAACTGCCGAGATTGAAGGTGATAATAAACTATCTGACCGCCGGATTATTGGCTCTTAGCATTCCGTTTCTCCTAAGGACGATGATTCCTGTCCCCACTTGTTTTAAACCTCTTTCGTTACTCACCGTCGGCATCATTTCCCTCTTTGCCTGGCGGATAAAACGGGGAATGTCAATGTTTCAGGCATTGCAGGGTGCAAGTCTGATAATACTTATGGCGATGATTGTAAACTATTGGTTTCGGTTCTGTTAA
- a CDS encoding PTS sugar transporter subunit IIC, with the protein MDILVSLTAALKIAGVGALLNLDRTAWGQLMISRPVVTAPIIGLACGNAAVGLLVGVLIELLWINELPVGTAIPSDDTLFAAVASGVITTIVTSQNVSNPVNIGSLIFLVLATMIPLASQGKKIDIMVRKYNEKILTEMETRLLVGNPEQAVSLHLKGLIHFLICNFLAILVSSAILLLAMPYLHSLIPASIRRIMNGLLIIFPLVGIATLLAGIHKKNILTLFILLALGFSFLL; encoded by the coding sequence ATGGATATTTTAGTTTCTCTTACAGCCGCGTTAAAAATTGCCGGAGTCGGAGCATTACTGAACCTGGATCGTACTGCCTGGGGACAACTAATGATCTCCCGACCGGTAGTGACTGCCCCGATTATTGGGTTGGCATGCGGGAATGCGGCAGTTGGACTACTTGTCGGCGTTTTGATTGAACTCCTCTGGATTAATGAGCTGCCGGTAGGCACTGCCATCCCCAGCGATGACACCCTGTTCGCCGCGGTAGCCAGCGGAGTTATCACAACTATTGTCACTTCCCAAAATGTAAGTAATCCGGTCAATATTGGTTCATTGATTTTCCTTGTTCTTGCAACCATGATTCCCCTGGCATCCCAGGGAAAGAAAATCGATATCATGGTGCGAAAATATAACGAGAAAATTTTAACGGAGATGGAAACCCGCCTGCTGGTCGGTAATCCTGAGCAGGCAGTTTCACTGCATTTAAAAGGATTGATACACTTCCTGATTTGCAACTTTTTGGCCATATTGGTCAGCAGCGCCATACTATTGCTGGCGATGCCATATCTTCATTCATTAATTCCTGCAAGCATCCGAAGAATTATGAATGGCTTGCTGATAATTTTCCCCCTGGTTGGCATTGCCACTCTGTTAGCGGGAATCCATAAAAAAAATATTCTGACACTCTTTATCTTGCTGGCTTTGGGCTTCAGCTTCTTACTGTAA
- a CDS encoding PTS sugar transporter subunit IIB: MTTLLVRVDDRLIHGQIVEAWIPYLNINQIIVADDEVFHDPFKKKIMGMSAPPMVKVLIKTVADAVNYLKNDFLHPISAFRTMMLVSSIEATDQAVKLGLPFNRLNLGNIHYQSGKTQISASISLNRPEVSLLDDISQRGISIFVQPVPRIPPQDIFPLIRKKFMLSPESKG, translated from the coding sequence ATGACAACTCTGCTTGTACGTGTCGATGATCGCCTGATTCATGGTCAGATTGTGGAAGCCTGGATACCATATCTCAATATCAACCAGATTATCGTAGCTGATGATGAGGTTTTCCACGACCCATTTAAAAAAAAGATCATGGGAATGTCTGCCCCTCCCATGGTAAAGGTTCTGATTAAAACCGTGGCGGATGCAGTCAATTATCTGAAAAATGATTTCCTGCACCCCATATCGGCATTTCGTACCATGATGCTGGTTTCTTCGATTGAGGCCACCGATCAGGCAGTGAAACTGGGGCTGCCTTTCAACCGCCTGAACCTGGGAAATATTCATTATCAAAGCGGAAAAACTCAAATTTCAGCTTCAATTTCCCTTAATCGCCCGGAAGTTTCTTTACTGGATGATATCAGTCAGCGGGGTATTTCTATCTTTGTTCAGCCGGTACCACGAATCCCCCCTCAGGATATCTTCCCTTTAATCAGAAAAAAATTTATGCTATCACCTGAATCGAAAGGCTAA
- a CDS encoding PTS sugar transporter, protein MIGIIIVTHHSLAKNLKETAEQIVGPLPEIESFSISEQDDVEKVKKSLAAVINTMKKNGLKVMILTDMFGGTPSNISFSFFEPEKVEIISGVNLPMILKLATERQKQSLSELTVYITEYGRKNIFSAIEFLGK, encoded by the coding sequence ATGATCGGCATAATTATTGTCACCCACCACTCCCTGGCAAAAAATCTGAAGGAAACCGCTGAGCAGATTGTTGGGCCATTACCTGAGATAGAGAGTTTCAGCATCTCAGAGCAGGATGATGTGGAAAAGGTTAAAAAAAGCCTGGCAGCAGTTATTAATACAATGAAAAAAAACGGTCTCAAAGTCATGATTCTTACCGACATGTTTGGTGGCACACCTTCCAATATCAGCTTTTCATTTTTTGAACCGGAGAAAGTAGAAATAATTTCAGGGGTTAATCTGCCGATGATCTTAAAGCTGGCAACGGAGCGGCAGAAACAAAGTTTAAGTGAACTGACGGTGTATATTACTGAATATGGACGTAAAAATATTTTTTCGGCTATTGAATTTTTGGGAAAATGA